A single genomic interval of Penicillium psychrofluorescens genome assembly, chromosome: 2 harbors:
- a CDS encoding uncharacterized protein (ID:PFLUO_002509-T1.cds;~source:funannotate), protein MKSFSSSAINKSGKKFAPKAPARRAAPGSSRRPSATQHTAQGQVAQAAQHENDVAATVPRPSVEAEPAAPAVAAETPSVESTAPQATAVASTSATAIPIPRPKRKASISKPAPPPTTTITPPPTQHVPPSPPAPTAQPQSQPVPSIETDINDADMDLVRRAVQTSNNLPPASAGEGSASAPTEVRTAKRAKRTSVSQQAVPLIESTSATPAESVRPSTPSIAKGKKRKTSKVGTSEADGDAEKAKRARRKKREPTPEGAETVEILPNVIKMSELCKDLKTGKKSKRETELRKMDLTEQERKKRPQDGQESAEGTPIKQNGDADLANQDRLPDFKPQAGPVMRIVNGEIVLDTASLQVDRHADAVRSAGDLENVEESSLTRKINQSSYGKRSKTETWDEELTDLFYRGLRMFGTDFMVISKLFPGRSRRQIKLKFNNEERRDPQRIKETLLGPRESIDIETYSEMTKTTYDDPKVIQQELDEEKRRIEEQHAQEKKMQEDLFHNPEGSKDPNVASGGDKANGTAVKGKSRKKSTIKNIGGGTEEVLGSIDDILAPA, encoded by the exons ATGAAGTCCTTTTCGAGTTCTGCCATCA ATAAATCGGGCAAGAAGTTCGCCCCCAAGGCGCCCGCCCGCCGTGCGGCGCCCGGTTCCTCGAGGAGACCCAGTGCAACCCAGCACACAGCCCAGGGTCAAGTTGCGCAAGCGGCGCAGCACGAGAACGATGTAGCGGCTACGGTCCCGCGGCCGTCCGTCGAGGCGGAGCCCGCAGCACCCGCTGTTGCTGCAGAGACGCCGTCTGTCGAGTCAACTGCCCCTCAAGCAACCGCGGTCGCCTCAACCTCTGCGACGGCCATTCCAATTCCTCGACCAAAGCGCAAAGCGTCCATTTCTAAACCAGCTCCTCCCCCAACCACTACGATCACCCCACCACCGACACAGCATgtccctccctctcctcctgCGCCGACCGCCCAACCTCAATCTCAACCCGTTCCTTCAATAGAAACCGATATCAACGATGCTGACATGGACCTTGTGCGCCGTGCCGTTCAAACTTCAAACAATCTCCCTCCTGCATCCGCCGGTGAAGGCTCAGCCTCTGCTCCCACTGAAGTTCGCACAGCGAAACGGGCCAAGAGGACATCGGTGTCTCAACAAGCGGTTCCTTTGATCGAAAGCACGAGTGCGACGCCAGCTGAATCTGTACGGCCATCTACCCCAAGCATTGCAAAGGGCAAGAAACGAAAGACATCCAAAGTCGGCACTTCAGAAGCAgatggagatgcagagaAAGCCAAACGCGCTCGTCGCAAAAAGCGCGAGCCTACTCCCGAAGGCGCAGAGACGGTGGAGATCTTGCCGAATGTGATCAAGATGTCGGAGCTCTGCAAAGATCTGAAAACAGGCAAGAAGTCGAAACGGGAGACCGAATTGCGCAAGATGGACTTGACAGAGCAGGAacggaagaaaagaccaCAGGATGGACAGGAAAGTGCCGAGGGGACGCCGATCAAGCAGAATGGCGATGCCGATTTAGCAAACCAAGACCGCCTGCCCGACTTTAAGCCTCAGGCTGGACCCGTGATGCGCATCGTCAACGGCGAGATCGTGCTGGACACTGCGTCGCTGCAGGTGGACCGGCATGCCGATGCCGTACGGAGCGCAGGCGATTTGGAAAACGTGGAGGAAAGCTCGCTTACGCGCAAGATCAATCAGTCTTCGTACGGAAAGCGCTCCAAGACCGAGACTTGGGATGAGGAGCTGACGGACCTCTTCTACCGCGGACTGCGCATGTTTGGCACTGACTTCATGGTGATCAGCAAGCTGTTCCCCGGCCGATCTCGTCGCCAAATCAAGCTGAAGTTCAACAATGAAGAGCGCCGTGATCCGCAGCGAATCAAGGAAACGCTGCTCGGTCCTCGCGAGTCCATTGATATTGAAACCTACTCGGAAATGACGAAAACCACCTATGATGACCCCAAGGTCATCCAGCAAGAActtgatgaagagaagaggcGCATTGAGGAGCAGCACGcccaggagaagaagatgcaggagGACCTGTTCCACAACCCGGAGGGCAGCAAAGATCCGAATGTGGCATCTGGTGGCGACAAGGCCAACGGGACTGCTGTCAAGGGCAAGTCGCGCAAGAAGTCCACGATCAAGAATATTGGAGGCGGGACGGAGGAAGTGCTTGGGTCGATTGACGATATCCTTGCGCCTGCTTAG
- a CDS encoding uncharacterized protein (ID:PFLUO_002508-T1.cds;~source:funannotate), which produces MLPLLFALLIPLALSATPPGENAILLSNVHAINLRGDRQTTSRRVPAIPQLHCAGPSKICNLYHVEQMHCTNLGSDAEDGKENVEWACNAALPPEFKLGATDVVCEGYRDADDEWVLKGSCGVEYRLLLTESGHERYREKIQSMRQDSSWSELVGFLVVVLTFGALFYIVWLFIMACLRGDGGQGGAGGGRRDDHDDDDDPPPPYSSYPNGSSGQQHQPGGDLNLARNMHRNRGGYDPGQGSSSAPLSATSSSTGFGSTRRR; this is translated from the coding sequence ATGCTCCCGCTGCTCTTTGCTCTCCTCATCCCCCTAGCCCTCTCCGCCACACCTCCGGGCGAAAAtgccatcctcctctccaacGTCCACGCCATAAACCTGCGCGGTGACCGCCAAACCACCTCCCGCCGCGTCCCTGCAATCCCCCAGCTCCATTGCGCCGGCCCATCCAAAATATGTAATCTCTACCACGTCGAGCAGATGCACTGCACGAATCTGGGCAGTGACGCAGAAGACGGCAAGGAGAATGTCGAATGGGCCTGCAACGCAGCGTTGCCGCCGGAGTTCAAGTTAGGCGCTACGGATGTCGTGTGTGAGGGTTACCgggatgcggatgatgagtGGGTGCTGAAAGGCAGCTGTGGCGTGGAGTATCGGTTGCTGCTGACAGAGAGCGGGCATGAGAGGTACCGCGAGAAGATTCAGAGCATGCGTCAGGATTCTTCTTGGAGTGAGCTGGTGGGGTTCCTTGTTGTTGTGCTCACCTTTGGCGCCCTTTTCTACATTGTCTGGTTGTTTATTATGGCTTGCCTTCGGGGAGATGGGGgacaaggaggagcaggtggtggtagaCGAgacgatcatgatgatgatgatgatccaccaccaccgtacTCCTCGTATCCCAATGGGAGCAGTGGGCAACAACATCAGCCCGGCGGGGATCTCAACCTGGCCAGGAACATGCATCGCAACAGAGGCGGATATGATCCTGGACAAGGCAGTTCTTCAGCGCCGCTCTCGGCCACGTCAAGCAGTACAGGCTTTGGATCGACCAGGCGTCGGTGA
- a CDS encoding uncharacterized protein (ID:PFLUO_002510-T1.cds;~source:funannotate) — protein MEDRKRPAAQDNNDSAPPLKKQVTTVNGGNKPHPDADMPWKDDLERYQKDAILRQMYEYRREKSTLESRLNQMSKNTAHHNDHLRVIDAWFNQLIDETKLLLGSAQDKSKERTFQSSLQFENTEGFEKHLKARSEDIREIISQLQAHSASGPPEVSEVQTQLAKKLAEEKVTISELEKTLAEKQQLEESLEAASLRYMVAEKKLDRARSLTVAKLEKQFLMGGQQRPGAEGAQAKREESSPVNGGTPVPDRNPELEEANSRLTAVSEKQKEQLQKLETENASLLGQITEVKVKYSKLTDDDYAHTDLFKQLRSQHDDVVKRINHLEATNVQLREEAEKYRSERVAYKIQIDEEAQGTIAEKEAQLVRAETDLARIRNARDELLADQQMRKAAQDQEKTTGIKLQELADAREARITALESEVERLRLQVEGSKPADNVGDMPLEELRGKYTSLERQYAMLNTELTSMQTAYKKFSTLASQKVTDFGALEEKVARLTAEKSKADQKYFAAMKSKEARDVEVRTLRMQNSRTSDIVSQLKESEAATRSLVSNLEKQANETREALRSTTDKHRATEQRLTESNIVIDGLKAQISDLKALSVSKDATLSSTTSTLRQSETEVESLKQSLSDTKKNMENWKAKSLGNSSSEYEMLRTLALCTVCRRNFKNTAIKTCGHVFCKDCVEERLTSRSRKCPNCSRSFGANDYMHVTL, from the exons ATGGAAGACCGGAAGAGGCCTGCCGCGCAAGATAACAATGACTCTGCTCCGCCGCTGAAAAAGCAAGTGACCACCGTCAACGGTGGCAACAAGCCTCATCCGGATGCGGATATGCCCTGGAAAGATGATTTGGAG CGATACCAAAAAGATGCGATATTGCGCCAGATGTACGAGTACAGGCGGGAGAAGTCGACGTTGGAGTCACGGTTGAATCAGATGTCGAAGAATACTGCGCATCATAATGACCATCTCCGTGTGATCGACGCGTGGTTCAATCAA TTGATCGATGAAACGAAATTACTTCTGGGCTCTGCGCAGGATAAGAGTAAAG AGCGCACCTTTCAGAGCTCGCTACAGTTCGAGAACACCGAAGGCTTTGAGAAGCATTTGAAAGCCCGATCTGAAGATATCCGCGAGATTATTTCTCAACTGCAAGCCCACTCAGCTAGTGGACCACCCGAAGTGTCAGAGGTACAAACCCAACTGGCCAAGAAactggcggaagagaaggtCACCATatccgagctggagaaaacACTGGCCGAAAAGCAACAGCTGGAGGAGAGCCTGGAGGCTGCCTCGTTGCGATATATGGTCGCCGAAAAGAAACTCGACCGCGCGCGGAGCTTGACAGTTGCCAAGTTGGAAAAACAGTTTCTTATGGGTGGGCAGCAGCGACCTGGGGCCGAGGGAGCACAGGCGAAGCGGGAAGAATCATCCCCCGTCAATGGGGGGACCCCTGTCCCGGATCGCAACCCTGAGTTAGAAGAGGCAAATAGCAGGCTCACGGCGGTATCGGAAAAGCAGAAGGAACAGCTGCAGAAACTGGAGACTGAAAATGCCAgtctccttggccagatcaCCGAAGTCAAAGTCAAG TATTCAAAGCTCACGGACGATGATTACGCGCACACGGATCTCTTCAAACAATTAAGATCACAGCATGACGATGTAGTCAAACGAATCAACCATCTTGAAGCGACGAACGTACAACTGcgcgaggaggccgagaagtACCGATCGGAACGGGTTGCGTACAAGATTCAgatcgacgaagaagctcaGGGCACGATTGCCGAGAAAGAAGCGCAGTTGGTACGGGCCGAAACGGATTTGGCGCGGATACGAAACGCTCGCGATGAGCTGCTGGCCGACCAACAGATGCGAAAAGCTGCTCAGGACCAAGAGAAGACCACAGGTATCAAACTACAAGAGTTGGCCGATGCTCGCGAGGCTCGGATCACCGCTTTAGAGTCGGAAGTTGAACGACTGCGATTGCAGGTGGAAGGTTCCAAGCCGGCCGACAATGTGGGAGACATGCCTCTCGAGGAGCTACGTGGCAAATACACCAGCTTGGAACGGCAGTACGCCATGCTCAACACCGAGCTGACGTCCATGCAAACAGCCTACAAGAAATTCTCAACTTTGGCGTCGCAGAAAGTGACCGATTTTGGCGCTCTCGAAGAAAAGGTGGCGCGCTTGACCGCAGAGAAGTCCAAAGCAGACCAGAAGTACTTTgcggcgatgaagagcaaaGAGGCCCGGGATGTTGAGGTTCGCACTCTTCGGATGCAGAATTCGAGGACTTCCGATATTGTCTCGCAGTTGAAAGAGTCGGAAGCCGCAACACGTTCTTTGGTCTCCAACCTGGAGAAGCAAGCCAATGAGACCAGGGAGGCTCTGAGATCGACTACCGACAAGCATCGGGCCACAGAGCAGCGACTGACGGAAAGCAATATTGTGATTGACGGCTTGAAGGCTCAGATTTCGGACCTCAAGGCCCTGTCGGTTTCCAAGGATGCGACTTTGTCAAGCACTACTTCCACTCTGCGCCAATCGGAGACGGAGGTTGAGAGTTTGAAGCAATCGCTTTCAGACACCAAGAAAAACATGGAGAATTGGAAGGCTAAGAGCCTGGGCAATTCATCATCTGAATACGAAATGTTGCGG
- a CDS encoding uncharacterized protein (ID:PFLUO_002507-T1.cds;~source:funannotate), translating into MTMALQQHEPAQVQAPSSLSFTQGFLLGQLSVVLLIGAFIKFFIFGEPPPPPSRGLATRTTHRRYSSVYQPQDGGGTAGGGPKTLREKPSTSNVLRPVPSSATNTRSILRKTYYSAIPTNPSSKHGRHRMHHSSHQPESLDWFNVLIAQTIAQYRQTAYLLKDSPTSSILRSLTAAMNDPEKKPSFIDKITVTDISLGEEFPIFSNCRIIAVDDPNSDGGRLQALLDVDLSDDNLSIAVETSMVLNYPKPRAAILPVALSVSVVRFSGTLCISLIPASTSLPTDPSMSPAPPTDNNQRGDAAGANSPNPSTETGNNPQDSSSKTASPKSNVAFSFLPDYRLDLSVRSLIGSRSRLQDVPKVAQLVEARVHAWFEERVVEPRVQVVGLPDLWPRMGRTGVRTGDESDAGSSAPPRSAGSADLGVPPPRFSDDAELEGLRFRGPSDARFGLGVGSRTSSFNVDMGGLRSSSMTRQDSSAALSDEFTMPGGMPSPTPAS; encoded by the exons ATGACGATGGCTCTCCAACAAC ATGAGCCCGCGCAGGTCCAGGCTCCGTCCTC CCTGTCCTTCACCCAGGGATTCCTCCTCGGGCAGCTGTCAGTAGTCCTTCTGATCGGCGCGTTCATCAAGTTCTTCATCTTTGGCgagccaccaccacccccgtCGCGGGGCCTAGCCACCCGAACCACCCACCGCCGGTACAGCTCTGTCTACCAGCCGCAAGACGGAGGCGGGACAGCAGGAGGAGGCCCAAAAACACTCCGCGAAAAACCCTCCACGTCCAATGTACTGCGGCCTGTCCCTTCATCTGCGACCAACACCCGCTCCATCCTCCGCAAAACCTACTACAgcgccatccccaccaacccATCCTCCAAACATGGCCGGCATCGGATGCACCACTCGTCGCATCAGCCCGAGTCGTTGGACTGGTTTAATGTTCTCATTGCCCAGACAATAGCCCAGTACCGGCAGACCGCGTATCTGCTCAAGGACTCGCCCACGTCGTCCATCCTCAGATCCTTGACCGCGGCGATGAACGACCCGGAGAAAAAACCGTCGTTCATTGACAAGATTACCGTCACAGATATATCGCTCGGGGAGGAGTTTCCCATTTTCAGCAATTGTCGCATCATTGCAGTTGATGATCCCAATTCCGATGGTGGGAGGCTGCAGGCTCTGTTGGATGTCGATCTCAGCGATGACAATCTCTCCATTGCCGTCGAAACATCCATGGTCCTGAACTACCCCAAACCGCGAGCTGCCATCCTGCCAGTGGCGCTATCAGTCTCTGTCGTTCGCTTCTCGGGAACGCTGTGCATCTCGTTGATTCCAGCATCAACCTCCCTACCTACGGACCCGTCCATGTCCCCGGCTCCCCCGACAGACAACAACCAAAGAGGCGATGCGGCCGGCGCCAATTCACCCAATCCCTCCACCGAGACTGGGAACAACCCGCAAGATTCATCGTCCAAAACCGCCAGCCCCAAAAGCAATGTCGCCTTCTCATTCCTCCCAGATTATCGACTAGACCTGTCAGTTCGCTCGCTCATCGGATCCCGCAGCAGACTGCAGGATGTACCCAAGGTCGCCCAGCTCGTGGAAGCCCGCGTGCACGCCTGGTTCGAAGAGCGTGTCGTCGAGCCTCGCGTACAGGTCGTGGGTCTTCCAGACCTGTGGCCGCGGATGGGCCGGACAGGTGTACGGACAGGCGACGAATCTGACGCCGGCTCATCTGCACCACCACGCAGTGCTGGTTCCGCAGATCTAGGTGTGCCGCCACCGCGGTTCTCGGACGATGCGGAGCTGGAGGGACTGCGCTTCCGGGGACCGTCCGACGCGCGGTTTGGGCTAGGTGTCGGCTCGCGCACGAGCAGTTTCAATGTCGATATGGGCGGCCTGCGGAGTTCGAGCATGACCCGACAGGATAGCAGTGCTGCTCTGAGTGACGAGTTCACTATGCCTGGTGGGATGCCGTCCCCGACGCCGGCCAGTTAA
- a CDS encoding uncharacterized protein (ID:PFLUO_002506-T1.cds;~source:funannotate) encodes MKAYWYDNEPGDQREPHDSGRLATEDELSRLGVLYKHCPTIEAVNVIAQERGYRNRDEICVSPATMGAVYEDKVKMFFAEHLHEDEEIRYILDGEGYFDVRGQADEWIRICLVKDDMIILPAGIYHRFTTNEQNYVKAMRLFQDEPKWTPLNRGVDVDANVHRKTYVDTVLSKATAVN; translated from the exons ATGAAGGCATACTGGTACGACAACGAGCCG GGGGACCAGCGTGAACCCCACGACTCCGGCCGCCTCGCCACAGAAGATGAGCTCAGCCGCCTGGGCGTGCTATACAAGCACTGTCCCACCATCGAAGCCGTAAACGTCATCGCACAAGAGCGCGGCTACAGGAACCGCGACGAGATCTGCGTGTCGCCCGCAACCATGGGCGCTGTGTACGAGGACAAAGTGAAGATGTTCTTCGCGGAGCATCTgcacgaggacgaggagatccgCTACATCCTCGACGGGGAGGGATATTTCGATGTGCGTGGACAGGCGGATGAGTGGATCCGCATCTGTCTGGTTAAAGATGATATGATAATCTTGCCGGCGGGCATTTATCATCGGTTTACGACTAATGAGCAGAAT TATGTCAAGGCTATGCGGCTGTTCCAGGATGAGCCCAAGTGGACGCCGCTGAATCGTGGCGTTGACGTCGATGCGAACGTGCACCGTAAGACTTATGTGGATACTGTGCTGAGCAAGGCTACCGCGGTCAACTAG